Proteins from one Arthrobacter sp. DNA4 genomic window:
- a CDS encoding HAD-IIIA family hydrolase — protein MGSSEMSKLRAVLFDRDGTLVIDVPYNGDPGKVRPVAGAKAVLDGLRADGIATGVISNQSGIARGLITADDVEKVNARVEELLGPFDVWEVCPHAEQDGCSCRKPAPGMVHSACRKLGIHESEAALIGDIGADVGAAEAAGATGVLVPTPVTRAEEVAAARLVASDLASAVSLLQETP, from the coding sequence GCTCTGAAATGTCCAAGCTCCGGGCTGTCCTGTTCGACCGGGACGGGACCCTGGTGATCGATGTGCCCTACAACGGGGACCCCGGCAAGGTAAGGCCCGTGGCAGGCGCCAAAGCAGTGCTTGACGGCCTGCGGGCGGATGGAATTGCCACCGGCGTGATCAGCAATCAATCGGGGATTGCCCGCGGCCTGATTACGGCCGACGACGTGGAAAAGGTCAATGCCCGGGTGGAAGAACTCCTCGGCCCTTTTGATGTGTGGGAGGTCTGCCCCCACGCGGAGCAGGACGGCTGCTCCTGCCGCAAGCCCGCTCCCGGCATGGTCCACAGCGCCTGCCGCAAGCTGGGAATTCACGAATCGGAGGCCGCCCTCATCGGAGACATCGGTGCCGACGTCGGGGCAGCAGAGGCTGCCGGCGCCACCGGGGTCCTGGTCCCCACGCCCGTGACCCGTGCCGAGGAGGTGGCCGCGGCGCGGCTGGTCGCCTCCGATTTGGCGTCCGCCGTAAGCCTGCTGCAGGAGACACCCTGA